Proteins encoded within one genomic window of Hevea brasiliensis isolate MT/VB/25A 57/8 chromosome 8, ASM3005281v1, whole genome shotgun sequence:
- the LOC110661770 gene encoding uncharacterized protein At2g27730, mitochondrial isoform X1, with protein MATRFALSRLCITRSMDSTRGATRYFSDGKGRVLSEEERAAENVYIQKKERERLEKLKQKAEKEKAEKEKESAEKKTEGSHKD; from the exons ATGGCGACCAGATTTGCACTGAGCCGACTTTGTATTACTCGTTCGATGGATTCAACTCGGGGGGCAACTCGCTACTTCAGCGATGGCAAGGGCCGTGTCCTGAGCGAAGAGGAACGCGCTGCTGAGAATGTCTATATCCAG AAAAAGGAGAGGGAGAGGCTGGAGAAGCTGAAACAGAAGGCTGAGAAAGAAAAggcagagaaagagaaagaaagtgCTGAAAAG AAAACTGAAGGGAGCCATAAGGATTGA
- the LOC110661770 gene encoding uncharacterized protein At2g27730, mitochondrial isoform X2 — protein sequence MATRFALSRLCITRSMDSTRGATRYFSDGKGRVLSEEERAAENVYIQERERLEKLKQKAEKEKAEKEKESAEKKTEGSHKD from the exons ATGGCGACCAGATTTGCACTGAGCCGACTTTGTATTACTCGTTCGATGGATTCAACTCGGGGGGCAACTCGCTACTTCAGCGATGGCAAGGGCCGTGTCCTGAGCGAAGAGGAACGCGCTGCTGAGAATGTCTATATCCAG GAGAGGGAGAGGCTGGAGAAGCTGAAACAGAAGGCTGAGAAAGAAAAggcagagaaagagaaagaaagtgCTGAAAAG AAAACTGAAGGGAGCCATAAGGATTGA